From a single Collibacillus ludicampi genomic region:
- a CDS encoding putative DNA-binding protein: MLEKTTQMNLLYDFYGVLLTDKQRTMIEMYYLEDWSLAEISEHFAITRQAVHDNIRRAGMQLIEYEEKLHLLERYEKRRQIGQHIRELLSSASLDEKLREELTVAIESLLNES, from the coding sequence ATGTTAGAGAAGACCACCCAAATGAACCTGTTGTATGATTTTTATGGTGTTCTTTTAACCGACAAACAACGCACCATGATCGAGATGTACTATCTCGAAGACTGGTCGTTGGCGGAAATTTCGGAACACTTTGCGATCACACGCCAGGCCGTGCATGATAATATTCGTCGCGCGGGCATGCAGCTTATTGAATATGAAGAGAAGCTGCATCTGTTGGAGCGTTACGAGAAACGGCGTCAGATCGGACAACATATACGGGAACTTCTCTCCAGCGCTTCACTGGACGAGAAGTTGCGCGAGGAATTGACCGTTGCGATCGAATCGCTTCTCAACGAAAGCTAG
- the ftsY gene encoding signal recognition particle-docking protein FtsY, with product MGFFNKIKEGLSKTRHAFMEKVEKLVSRRKIDEEFYEELEEILIMADVGVNTVMQLMDELRDEVKKRKIEDAEELRPVLKEKLRELMKAEQFPMNIQEKGLTVIMVVGVNGVGKTTTIGKLAYKYKNEGKKVLLAAGDTFRAGAIEQLEVWGKRAGVEVIKHQAGSDPAAVVYDAIQAAKARNVNLLLCDTAGRLHNKTNLMEELNKVYRVIKREIPGAPHEVLLVLDATTGQNALSQAKLFGQAAGVTGLVLTKLDGTAKGGIVIAIQNELSLPVKFVGVGEKMDDLQVFDPQEFVEALFA from the coding sequence ATGGGATTTTTCAATAAAATCAAAGAAGGATTATCGAAGACACGCCACGCTTTTATGGAGAAAGTGGAAAAACTCGTTTCCAGAAGGAAGATCGACGAAGAATTCTATGAGGAACTGGAAGAAATCCTGATCATGGCCGATGTGGGCGTCAACACCGTGATGCAGTTAATGGATGAATTGCGGGATGAGGTGAAAAAGCGCAAGATCGAAGATGCAGAAGAACTGCGCCCGGTTTTAAAGGAAAAATTGCGTGAATTGATGAAGGCAGAACAATTCCCGATGAACATTCAAGAAAAAGGACTGACCGTCATCATGGTTGTCGGAGTCAACGGTGTCGGCAAGACGACGACCATCGGGAAATTGGCTTATAAATACAAGAATGAAGGAAAAAAAGTCTTGTTGGCGGCTGGAGACACGTTCCGTGCCGGCGCGATCGAACAGCTTGAAGTGTGGGGAAAACGCGCAGGGGTTGAGGTGATCAAGCATCAAGCGGGTTCTGACCCGGCCGCTGTGGTTTACGACGCGATCCAAGCCGCCAAAGCGCGCAACGTGAACCTTTTACTTTGCGATACGGCCGGACGCTTGCACAACAAGACCAATCTCATGGAAGAACTGAATAAAGTCTACCGTGTGATCAAGCGTGAAATCCCCGGAGCGCCACACGAAGTCCTCCTGGTTCTCGATGCGACGACAGGCCAAAATGCTCTTTCCCAAGCTAAGCTGTTCGGACAAGCGGCCGGTGTCACCGGGCTCGTGTTAACAAAGCTTGACGGCACGGCGAAGGGAGGTATCGTGATCGCTATTCAGAATGAACTGTCCCTGCCCGTTAAGTTTGTCGGTGTAGGGGAAAAAATGGACGACCTGCAAGTGTTTGACCCGCAGGAGTTCGTCGAGGCGTTGTTCGCATAA